In Prochlorococcus marinus XMU1404, the sequence AGCTGAAAGATAATGAAGATCCAGTTATTAAAGCAGCAGGCTCAATATTATCAACATGTTCTAGATTAAAAGCGTCAGATATACATGCAGAACCTCTCGAAGATAGAATGCGAATAAGGTATAGGATTGATGGTGTTTTAAAAGAAGTATATTCTTTGCCCAAAGCCAAAGCTAAGGCAATAACAAGTAGGCTTAAAGTTATGAGTAAGCTTGATATCGCTGAAAAAAGATTGCCTCAAGATGGGAGAATAAGATGTCGAATTAATGAAGTTATTTCTGATTTTAGAGTAAGTACTCTTCCAGGAAAATGGGGAGAAAAAATTGTACTAAGAGCTCTTCAATCAGATTCTTCAATGTTGGATTTGGATAAACTTATAACCTCTAAGGATGAATTATCTAAAGTAAGAGAGATGGGTAGTTTCCCTTATGGAATTTTCATAGTTGTTGGACCTACTGGAAGTGGAAAATCAACGACATTATATTCGATTCTTAATGAAAGAAATACTCCAGATGTCAACATTAGTACTGTTGAGGATCCTGTTGAATATACATTAGATGGTATTCATCAAGTTCAAGTAATTAGAGAAAAAGGTCTTGATTTTGCACTTGCTCTTAGATCTTTAATGAGACAAGATCCTGATATAATTCTTGTAGGTGAAACTAGAGATAAAGAAACAGCCCAAACTGCTATGGAAGCAGCATTAACAGGTCATATGGTTTTCACAACTCTGCATGCGAATGATACCGCTACAGCAATAACTCGTCTTAATGAAATGGGAATCCCCCCATATTTGGTTGGATCCTCTGTAGTGGGTGTTATGGCTCAAAGATTAATAAGGAAGATTTGCCACAAATGTTGCACTACCAGAAATGTTGATCCTCAGAAAGATAAATTAGCTCACGAACATGGTATTCAAGTTCTAAAAAAAGCAAATGTATTAGACCTATCAAATAACGCTAGTAAAGATTTATGTCCAATATGTAATGGTACTGGCTATAAAGGTAGATTAGGATTGTTTGAAGTGATGAAAGTTAATGACTCAATTAGAGAATTAATAATGAAATCAAGTACCGCAGACATTATAAGAAATTGTGCTTTAAACAATGGAGTAAAAAGTTTGCTTGATTATGGTTTAGATTTAGTAAAAGATGGTTTGACAACTATTGAAGAAGTTGAAAGAGTTTGTTTACTAAATGATTAAATAAATGTCTCAACTAGATTTAACTATTACTAATTTGATGTCAGATTTAGTAAAGAGGAACGGATCTGATTTACACCTTACAGGAGATTCCATCCCTTTTTTCAGAATTCA encodes:
- a CDS encoding GspE/PulE family protein, with the protein product MSNKLKENKIEEHTKNKIYEYLSSEQVLNAGIVFISMSNYDIKLGAMNPIYQKVIDIKLELETEFSLNVEINQISTEEWEKWNSDIISSKEDFSNSLTKNADQKSINNEDYNKPINESLNSDKNKDTNKINTKIEKEKNSLNSSLLQEMLNDEFSDGLISNKDDKFDLFDEDNDLEEEDELDIIEDTELKDNEDPVIKAAGSILSTCSRLKASDIHAEPLEDRMRIRYRIDGVLKEVYSLPKAKAKAITSRLKVMSKLDIAEKRLPQDGRIRCRINEVISDFRVSTLPGKWGEKIVLRALQSDSSMLDLDKLITSKDELSKVREMGSFPYGIFIVVGPTGSGKSTTLYSILNERNTPDVNISTVEDPVEYTLDGIHQVQVIREKGLDFALALRSLMRQDPDIILVGETRDKETAQTAMEAALTGHMVFTTLHANDTATAITRLNEMGIPPYLVGSSVVGVMAQRLIRKICHKCCTTRNVDPQKDKLAHEHGIQVLKKANVLDLSNNASKDLCPICNGTGYKGRLGLFEVMKVNDSIRELIMKSSTADIIRNCALNNGVKSLLDYGLDLVKDGLTTIEEVERVCLLND